CAAAGCCGATTATTTAAATGAGCtggaaaaaatgttagaaaaagttTTACCCCATGCTATGTTGAAGGTTAAACTTAATCTTGAATCGAGGATTAGGACATTGAAAAGGGATTGGGCAATTATTTATGACATGCTTAGTGGAaaaaacaatagcggttttggttgggacgagcatcgGCAGCTTGTTGTTGTTGAATATGCTGTGTGgaattcatatataaatgtaagaattatttcaagtctttattatcttgTTTTGACCAAACTTATATCTAATATGGATTCGTCATTCTTTATAGAGTCATTAAGAAGCCGGTCAATTCAAGCATCGTAGTTTCCCTTATTATGACAAATTTACTGCCATCTATGCAAAAGATCAAGCCactgggaaagatgctcaaacaggCGCTGATATTATTGTAGAAATAGATATTGAGGATGTAGCTACTACAAATACTCATGAAGAAAGAAATGATTTCCATGGATGCGAAGCTAATGTttctttggatgacatggatcTTTCAGCTACACAACTGCAACAACCTAGAAACCAAGGTGATTCCACATTttcaaagaagagaaaaaatatttttaatgcaaGTTATCATATTTCTTCTACTTCATTTACTGATGCTGCCACTTAATTGGCGAAAAACATATGAACCATTGGCCTTGAAATCTGTAGGAGTTTTGCCTCCGAAGTGCTAAttcaacaaaagtaaaaaatgacCATTCAAGAAAGTGCTCTAAAATTATATCCAATGTTATGTGAAGTAGAAGGTTTAACTGAGGATGAGCGCTATCGCAAGTTGAGCAAAATTCCAGACCATTCAATGCAAatgttcattttctttagtttaccttcttctgtgtgattggaatgggtcaaaagatttcttgctgaccattaaaaatcatggttgtGTTGATGGTATTTCGGTAACTTTTtgtatttgtaatatttggatGGTATAATGACATGATAGAATGTCATTAAaatgttgtaactttttgatgttgtaaaatttaacatatggattatgatataTAAGCTAATGAAATCatgtaactttttgttaatatatgaatattatgtttggatgtgaaatataattctcaagctATTTATaacttctaatattttgtttttattgtagaataattaaattatttgttccactaatgatattttagcaaattaaatatgtattgcgtttaaaaataataaagtaggttatatattattttataatattatatattatgatttttttaattcatataataattatattaagaatattgttaaattatatattattttattaaattgtatttaataattatgttaaaatatgattaaattatttattattatttttaataaaatatatttaacaatatttttattaaaatttaataacaataatgatctacctaaaatttttttgttaagggTACTTTGGTCATTTAAGCCAGTttacttatattattataacatttattgTATTCAACTAAACACAAGAATATTATTAgagttttattctattttatttaaccaaataattaaattattaattagggttttattttattgcaaCTCTAATATATTATTGCTCTATTCAATTAGAACCTTCCTCCGTTATAGCGATCTAATCGTAACCTTACACCTTGAATGTTCGGATATAGATGGGTATCGGATCCATGAAGAGCTCTAATATATTTTAGTGAAAGGAAATTAGTCAGAAGCAAAAGGACAATGGAGAAGGGAAAAGGAGTACTGGGTGCCGGCCGAAGATGGGCCGTCGATTTCTCTGATAATTCCACCGCTCCTTCATCGCGTGACATCCCCGATCCCCCCGGCTTCACTCGTGCTTCCGTCGATCAGGTTCCCCTTTTTGCCTTTTCTCATCTCAAATGAACAACTCGCtttcaattttgttattatGATAGGGTTTCAACTTCACCTTTGTGTTTTTGACAGGACGATTCGGCTGTGAGTCGCCAAAAGAAGGATGCTGAAGCCAATTGGAAAGCTCAGGtactttttttctctctctgtAGTTTACTTAGTATCGAAGAACAGTAAGGAGATGCTTAATTAACGATTTGAGTTGGTTTCGTTTTGCATCTTAAAGATTTGAAGTATTCAACTGTTAGGGATTTAAGTGTTTGTGATGAAAACTTTTGGATCAATTCAACTGCAAAACTGTAGTCACAAACCATCATTAAGTAAATTTAATGGATCTATAGGATTGAGTTCCAGCATCTGAGAAAATGTTTACAACATTTGTCTGGTGCCACTTCTATTTAGAAATTACGTACTAAGGTCTGTATTGTGGCAAAGCAGCAGCCACTGGCTATTTAATGATGCATGGATTGTCGAGGTTCTTAGTTTACTATATCTATGACCTTAAATCAATTGTAAGTTCAGTAGGTGTTTCATAGTACATTGAGTTgttgtttaaaagaaaaaggtaaaggGGAAGCAGAGATTTCTTCTCTTGTTGCATGGTTGAGGTCTAGTGATTGATTGATTCAGTAGACGGACATAGTATTTGATGGCAACATTGAACTATATCAATGAAGTTTTTTACTGGTTGAGGTGGTCATTTAGGTAAGAGTTCCATTTTTGCAATTAGGTTTTCAAGGTAAAAGCAGAGGCAcaatatggaaaaatataaCTGATTTAAGATTATATTTCTATTACTTTTGAACAGAAAGCATGGGAAGTTGCACAAGCAcctttcaagaatttgctaatGATGGGCTTCATGATGTGGATGGCTGGAAGTACAGTGCATCTCTTCAGCATTGGTATCACTTTTTCAGCACTTTGGCAACCTATTAGTGCTCTTCAAGGGGTTGGGAAGGGTAAGCTAAgctatgatttttatttttctcttatgCTGTATTGTTAGTTAGGGATGTCTTTACCCTTTGTTCTTTATTACTTGTTCTACTCATAAAAGTAGTGAAACAGTCATAAGAGGAAAGATTAAGAGGGGCAAGTTATCCTAACCAAGAATGAAATGCTAAACCCTTATAACTGCGAGGTTACTAATGATTTCCACTTAAGTATTCTGAAGAAACCTATCCAGTTTACTGCTATATCTCTCCTTTTTATCGGTAGACATAGTAGCTGATTTCCCTCTTGTAAAGTGTATACAATACACAAGCAACCTCCAGCCCACCAAGTGCCACCAAAGGCTAGATTTTCTGTTCTTCAGATGTTATGGTTGTGCAATTTCTATTTCTAGGTTGATTCATccaaatttcattttgattttgcaGTTTTTGAGCCGTATAAAGACAATAAAGTAGAGCTTCTTGGACCTAAGTTGCTTTTCATTGCCCTTAATTTGGGTGGTTTAGCACTTGGTGTTTGGAAGGTGAGCTGCATTTACCTTTGCATCTTCTTAGTGGAATTTTCAAAACCTGCGTTTTCTAACCCTTTGCATTTTCTTACTTTGTTTCTTATGTTTTGGCAGCTTAATACATTGGGACTCCTTCCTACACATGCATCCGACTGGGTGTCATCCTTGTCCCCAGCTCAGGTTTATCCCTTCTTCCTTTTTGCTTCTTGCAAACTTAATTTTCAGATCTTGTTCCAAGAACTTGGCAAAATCcagcaattaaatttttaactgaaAATTTAAAGGGAGGAGGCAGGATTAGTGAAAGCTACGTCACATCAAAAGTAACGGCTGATGATGTTTGATATTTTCTGGGAATATTTTGTCGTGGATTTGATTTAAAGTGGGGAGGGAGTTACTTGCTAATGGctatttaaaatctatttgaATTGTCTCAACAAATTTATTCATACTTGTTAAACATATTTGGCTGTCATTGTTATCAAATGGTTAGACTTAGAGTAACTAATGCTCTGCCTTTGTCTATGGTGTTATATGGAGCCTTCTACTAACTCTAGCtttaaattgatcaaatttgCAGGAGGTTGAATATTCAGGTGGGGGTATTCCTCTGTAATATCGCCTTCGTGCGTCTTTGATTCTCAGACAAATTTCTGGTGCCAGTGAGGGGAAGTTGCAAAGATAGGTAGAAAGAATTTGGATGTTTATACCTATGTCTTTTGGAGATGTAGAAGAGGAAGACCACTATAGATTTTCATTCCCCCCGCCCCCCCTTCCCTCTTAAAATTTGATGAACCATGTTGCAATGTTGCATGGCATGATTAAGAGATGTAGAGGtttgttgtatttttatataaacttgCTAAAATCTTAAACTATGCTAAAAAAATTGATGCTATGTAATAAAGAGAATATTTAATACATGTGCTAAAAtaattagacataaaataaagaataattagtacaattttaaacttaaatataaaatcagaAAGATGAGTAaaactttttttcaaaataaattaaaatattttttgtgttaaaaataaGTTATGGTAGTGATCAATTATtgctaattaaaattaatttattgctaTCTTTTTGACTAAACTATGGTgaaaaaataattcttaaaagcACAATTGTTTCTATTGTTGGGATGGTGTAGGGATTCAAGTCTTGGCAAATTCAACGCTTTCACATTTTGGTTTAGCTGGGAAGGATTAGAGACAGAAATCTTGAACGTATTCAGCCACGGTTTCACACCGAGTAGAAATAGACAAAGACTTCAAATCaaactgtttttctttttcgtcAGAACATGAGGAACTTATGTGGACTTGGAGGATTCTATGATGGAATGATATTatcaatgaaaaagaaatgtaaGGTTTAAATTGGAATGTGAATCAAGGGTAACCGAATCAAATTTAACCGATTTAgattggttttaaatttttttataaagagaaaatatttcatataatattccaaagtttttgtttttgcttatttaaataaaaataaaattcgacTTAGATAATCATAATTGAGAAccgaattgaattgaattgaatataattaggTAATAGTTAAAATTACACCGAATTAAATAGACTAAAAATCAAAATCgaattgatggtttgaataaatttgttcgttttttcaattatttcccGGTGATGGGAATGTGCCTGAACCACTTAAGcctataatttgatataaagtTTGAAAGATAATGAGAATCAATATTTTTGTCTTTGCTTTGCATTTCATTAGCCAATCCAATGGCATGGAACCTATAAATTATCTAAATTGCAATTATTTGATTAGTGGTTTCAACTATATATCATGAATTCAACCTACGCTTCTACTTCTTCCTATCTCCAACttttaactcaaaataaaatatcatttatagagtaataaaagtttaaattataattaactttaatgacatttttctaaaactcgattaaattaatttatttaataatagttataCTAATTTAGTAAAGCTCTTGTAATAAAGAGATCTGTTAAATATTTTCAACTCTTTATgtatatgaaataatatttggtatattaATAATGAAGTTTTTAAATTCGCAAATAGAATCAAGAGTGGACAAATgttttataaaagtataattaaatattttaaaatgtaaatattaaaaaaacatataacaaattatttttttaataaccacatgacaaatttttaaaattacttctaCAAAAaagtagtatatatatatatatatatatatatatatatataaagttgaAGAATTAcatgataatgatgatgataaatCGTGAACCCATCCACCTCTCGTTTTCTATGGCTGTGGTAGCTGTGAGAGAGATTTCAGCACTTACCCACCATCATCACCATCGCCACCACCATCCACTAAAACGATATTTGATTggcttaaaagaaaaaaagggatgATACTTAAAAGATCAAACTCAGTCTCTGCCAAAAGATTCTAATTTTGCTAATGCATTGCCCACTCTTACTTTATACTATGGCCTTTGAAGTAGGACAAGGATTAGCAGCCATTCTTCCAAACTAAATTGAGGACCCTACTCTTCCATGTCTTTCGTTTGCACATAAAATGACCTGCACAACCTTTGAAGTAGGgttaagaaaaagaattaatCGCATTGTTTGGATGGTTTttagaatataattaaaaaattacgattaattgaattaaatagaattttatttttatttaatttataattatagatattttatattgaaaataattcaaaaatctatataaaaatatgacattagagagagtgattatttttatttaattcaagaaTGAATATTTAACAAACTTCTGGTTTGGTATTTACCAAAatctttatttaatttccaaaaGGGTCAGTCAAAATCTATTGAATGAATCAAaagatatattttcatttggatTCATTCAGAtatcattattttgaattttaaattattttaatggtaaatatttagtatattaatataaaaattaagatgcgcgtctttttaaaatattttatcatattcatttaaGACATTTATCAACTTTTGTTTGTGGAGTCTAAAACTCAATTGATAATTTGAATTACATGTTTTTTCAATCACAAACGAAGGAAGAGATCTTGACCCacgaaatatttttttctctcttcataaaaataaaactttcaatttaagtttttaggttttgattttaacccttttgaagaattaataatttaatttaatcggttttaattccaaatttttataaatttatcttGACTCTCTTAAACAAAATCTTAACTTGGCCTTAATCAATTCGGGATTTGGTTACTTGATTATTTACTTGggtttaattaacaaataattaaagCATTGTGTTGTATTAAGTGGAGTCAATTATTTGTTAGGTGCATGTTTGGGGAGTTGCCCTTTTCGATTAGCATTAATATAAATTTGGACCCATTCCTTAATTTTGGCAAGCTACAAAAAGCAGCTAAGCTTGAATTTTGATCAACCAAATcccttataaattttaatttttgcctcCTCCTAAATTTTGATTACTACAGTGcatgctatttttttattttttattttaactttataatcacatttaaaaatatttacttaaaataaattattataaaataacacaCTAATACCAATATACTTCCATCAATactgattttaataattttcaaagtaaTGGGTGctaattaggggtgagcattcgatcaaatcgaatcgaaacttttcgagttaattgagttttcgaatatcattttatcatcctatctttatttgaagttttctcgaatcgagtcgagtgagatggaattcaaatcgaatcgaatcgaatatatttgttcgagttaaattttaaaaaataattttaggtcattgtaaccactgtcacccatcgtaataaaattttccaccttaatcaaattttttattaactttcatcacctcataatttatttattaatattttatatactggttagcttctttgcttgcttagttgtttcaattatcttcagattcttgtcactatgtatttgggaattaaaaatatattaaatgtaaaatatgatttttaataaaatttattttaaaaataaaat
This genomic stretch from Gossypium raimondii isolate GPD5lz chromosome 6, ASM2569854v1, whole genome shotgun sequence harbors:
- the LOC105774284 gene encoding uncharacterized protein LOC105774284, which gives rise to MEKGKGVLGAGRRWAVDFSDNSTAPSSRDIPDPPGFTRASVDQDDSAVSRQKKDAEANWKAQKAWEVAQAPFKNLLMMGFMMWMAGSTVHLFSIGITFSALWQPISALQGVGKVFEPYKDNKVELLGPKLLFIALNLGGLALGVWKLNTLGLLPTHASDWVSSLSPAQEVEYSGGGIPL